Within the Aspergillus luchuensis IFO 4308 DNA, chromosome 5, nearly complete sequence genome, the region TGGCATCGGTCCGGATACTGAGGCTCTGGTGTGAACCCGAACGAGATATTGTTGACATCCTATTGGAAGCGGAGGCTAATTGTTCATGAAAAAAGCGATGTATACAACACCAAGTAAATGCTCGGTAGTGGGAACGGCTGAAGGCAGGATCGTGGCCCACGAGTTCAGTTGGCCACCAAGGCTACATCGCAAGGCGGCCTGATATATTATGTTGTCGCCTGCATGTTTTCTCATATTTGGCtgagaagatggtgatgtGGCAATTGCACCCATGCCGGCTTGCCACAGCTGCAGAAGATCAGCGGAGGCACCTGAAGAGGGAATTCCGGGGGCGGCGGCTCGGCGGCCCTCTGAGGCGGAAAAACTTTCGATGCCCGACACCCTGCATATCGAACAGCATCTTCGAATCTCTTCTCGATCCCCCACGTTATACTACCTTGAAGGGAGGCATATATATACCGAACGAGAGCCCAGCAGGTCATTTGTCATACCAGACTTTATCAAAAATGGCTCGGGGTAACCAGAGAGATCAGGCCCGCCTGAAAAGGCAGAAAGAGGATCAGAAGAAGGTAAGATTATTCACCGGTTTTGCCAGCCGCTTTCACCTATTAATTCGCTTTCGCTGCATAGAAAACCAAGACTGAGGTCGGCAAGGGTGGTATACTGGCTAAGAAGGAGAACGATGCTGATAAGATGAGAGCGAAACAAGCGTTGGGTATGTAGGCTCTGGTCTGCTGATTTTGTGACACTTTTTGATCACTATCTTACTGACTCtctctatcttctttttagCCGATCAGCGGAAACAAGCTGAAGCACTTGCAGGGGCTAAGAAGAAATAAGCTAATCTGTTTTCGCCCACGTTGTATAAAGTCAGACCGGAACGTTCTACGATTCTTTGATGTCGCATAGCCCTCGTCTACGATTTTGGTTAAGCATCCTTCCAACTTGTATAAGTACATTTGGAAGGCTGTTCTCTGGGCTCCCGGACTGGATATGGTTGACACTGGGACGGATCTTAGGACCTGCAATCTGACTTGGCTGGCTTTATCAACCGGGTGTACGTTGCAGATACATGTGACAAGACAATGGCATTTAGCGAGGCGTTTTATCAAGCAGCGTTTAAGTTTGCATAAAGATGGCGCATATGGTGCAACAAACCTTTACTTTGTGAAATATAATACATAGTGTCTACCCTATCTCAAGCTCGGGCTGCCGTCACCTATATGGCTACCCCCCCTGCTGACCAGCAACCCAGGCAGCCCTTGCTCTTTCCAAGCAGGCCTTCCACCCGTCTGCAGCCCCAACCTCAGACAAAGGCAGGTTTGCCAATGCATTCGACGTCTTGCATTGGGCTTTTGCTGGGGCTCCTACGCCTGTCGTCATTGTCGCCAAATTCACGAACGTCCATATGCTCTCGCCTTCCCAACCCACGTCCAATGCGAAACGCAACACCCTGTCAATACTGTCTGTTCTGGTCTTTTCATCACCGGCCCGGTCCAGTAGGAGCAAAGTGAACATCCAGCCGGAAATGTCACTGGGATGTGCGATACACCAGTCCAGCACTTCTGGTATGATTGAGGCAGCTAGACGCGCTGAAGCGCCTTGatcctcatcaccgcccGACAAAATGTCGAGAAGCTGTCTTATATAAGTGAATCCGTAGTAATTCTTTGGGTGTAGCTCTCCGGATCTGAGAACAACGGATAGTTCCTTCTTCAGCACCTTTTGGTTCGACACGATCTCCCTGTCATCTTCTCGCCTTATCAACCTTCCGCTGCTGTCAGAAAGCATCTGCCTCAATACCCATAGCCGGTGGTTATACAATGTCGGAGATTTCGTATGACGATGCAGTGGAGAGCAAATGTAGGTGGTCAATAGAGACATCTCCGTGTCCAATTCATGAGTGAGCATCTCCCGACAAGTATATCCGGCGTCCGCAGAGCCAGCGCGCTGGCGCAAGGCAACCAGACGTCGTTTGCGCCAGCTGCATGCCGTCAGGTGTTCGCaatcgaagaggaggatgatttcgCTGGCATTTAGCAGGTCGTCTCTTCGTTTCTGTAGCAGGGATTCGTTTTGCGGAGCTCTGCGCTCGTCTTCATGACCACCGGCATCGGAAAAATAGAACGGCTCGCTTGATGCATCGAAGAATATTCTTCTAGCCGTTACGAAAGCCTGGACCAGGTATTTCTTCGTAATTCCGACCGAGTGCCCATCCTGTAGCAGTGGACCAAGACCAGGCGGGAGTATCTCGATCTCTAGGACGTTGTTATCTTTGCGTCTAGCGGAGAGTATTCGAGCGAGTTCATTGTAGGCAGCATTTCCGTCCGGAGGAGTAGACATTGAGAATCACCCGCCTTGCAGCATGGCGTACGAATCGTAGTAATAGCGGACGTTATGTTAATGTTAGAAAGGGACATGGTTTAGAGCTCCCGACGGGGGGAAATGAAAGTTGCCGCGCCGCGGCCGACGGGCGGGAAACAACGTGACAACGTCATTTGCTGTTTCTCACTCCATTCATGGATGTCAATTCTCTTTCAGCCTcagcctttctctctctctttgtctGCTTGCTCATTGTTAAAACTTCCTCGAGCTTCCTTCAGGAAACTTGCTTGTCCGAGGCAGGTCGCACGCACCACTCTCCGCGCAAGTCGGTCGGGCTTCGTGGTTTCTTTTCCGCCCACATCTCCTGGAACCAATTCGATCTATTCCttgttctctttccctccctccctccctccctccctccctcctcccctccatcaaTTGATCGCAGCCGACGTCTAGCCCATCATGCTGTCGCTTTTGTGGTCGGTTTTCTTCGTCCATGTCGCCATTTATTTGGTTAATACCATTGGCGCTAGCACGATTGATAATCTGGTATGTTATGTCTGGGAGCTTGCTGGGTGGCGGGCCGTTTAGCTGTCATACCTTGAGCTATTCTCTTTAGAGTTGAAGTAAAGCTAATGTATACTTTCTAGCTATGGCTCCTCTACCTAAAGGTTCCGACCTCCACGTCGAAGAAGTTCAGGGAACAAAACCGACTCAAGCGCGAGGTTGTCCAGCTGAAGCGGGACATGAACAACACCAGCTCACAGGATGAGTTTGCGAAATGGGCGAAACTCCGACGCAAGCATGATAAGACTATGGAGGAATATGAGGCGATAAGTACGTTTGAGTTCCGATCACAGTTGCGGTCTACATATATTGgttttggggttggggaatTGGCTGGttcaagagagagagagctaaCAATGGCGGATTCAACAGACAAACAACTCAGTTCGCAGAAAACCTCTTTCGACTGGGGCGTCAAAATCGTTCGCTGGTTCGGTACATCTGGTCTCAAGTTCTTCCTGCAGTTTTGGTACTCGAAAACGCCTGTCTTCCATCTGCCGGAGGGCTGGCTTCCTTACTACGTGGCGTGGGTGCTATCGTTTCCCCGTGCGCCGATGGGGTCGGTGAGCATCCAGATTTGGAGTAATGTTTGTGCGACGGCGATTACGACtatggcggaggtggtgacgGCTGTTTTGTTGCAGAGggctactactgctgctgcgcctgcTGCGAAGAAGACACAATGAAGTTATGTGTATGTATGCTATGCTAATGGATGCATGGATGTTTTGAGCTACGTGGAGTTGAATGTGTAAAAATAAGATGGTTCTTTTGGAAGATAATTGATTCATATTTTTTTCgacttataatataatgatgCGATGAGGGGGTATCAATAATGAATATGAAATGTGTTTGTTCATCAGATAAAAAAACAATCGTTTATCGTCAACGACCCCATACCGTAGTAAGGGGTTTCAGGGCTTGACTCTATGATTGGTATATCATCACACGAACAAAAATCAAAACATCATCAAGAATGGATAATGGAaagtaggagtagtagtagtagagtcCGGCTCCTTCGACAGAGCATCTGCGACGAAAGCCAAAAGATGAACCGAATCACCAAGGGCCCACAATCACCGCTTTCCATAAGCTACAGACTCgtagaaaaaagggaaaagaaattgaaCTCCTCGCCTCAAGAATGAGCCCCATTGAGTTACCCCCTAAATATTTCCTGGACTAACGCTCCCCAACATATTTCAGACGTAAGAGGTCGGTTCCAAGAAAGATATAGGAAGGGCAATCGCATGACTATCCAAACACGACGAAAGGCAACCCAAATAAAACCCCCCTCTCCAGCACTGTCCTGCACCAACCATTGTTACCCACAAGCCACACCAGAAGGTGGCAGCAAGTGTTCGGGTACAGAGACAAACACTAGGAGGAGAATAGGGCGTATAAGCCGCTATCGAATTGCTTCTATGGCG harbors:
- the GET1 gene encoding guided entry of tail-anchored proteins factor 1 (COG:U;~EggNog:ENOG410PQMB;~InterPro:IPR029012,IPR028945,IPR027538;~PFAM:PF04420;~TransMembrane:1 (o6-34i);~go_component: GO:0043529 - GET complex [Evidence IEA];~go_process: GO:0071816 - tail-anchored membrane protein insertion into ER membrane [Evidence IEA]), translating into MLSLLWSVFFVHVAIYLVNTIGASTIDNLLWLLYLKVPTSTSKKFREQNRLKREVVQLKRDMNNTSSQDEFAKWAKLRRKHDKTMEEYEAINKQLSSQKTSFDWGVKIVRWFGTSGLKFFLQFWYSKTPVFHLPEGWLPYYVAWVLSFPRAPMGSVSIQIWSNVCATAITTMAEVVTAVLLQRATTAAAPAAKKTQ
- a CDS encoding uncharacterized protein (COG:S;~EggNog:ENOG410PNAC) encodes the protein MSTPPDGNAAYNELARILSARRKDNNVLEIEILPPGLGPLLQDGHSVGITKKYLVQAFVTARRIFFDASSEPFYFSDAGGHEDERRAPQNESLLQKRRDDLLNASEIILLFDCEHLTACSWRKRRLVALRQRAGSADAGYTCREMLTHELDTEMSLLTTYICSPLHRHTKSPTLYNHRLWVLRQMLSDSSGRLIRREDDREIVSNQKVLKKELSVVLRSGELHPKNYYGFTYIRQLLDILSGGDEDQGASARLAASIIPEVLDWCIAHPSDISGWMFTLLLLDRAGDEKTRTDSIDRVLRFALDVGWEGESIWTFVNLATMTTGVGAPAKAQCKTSNALANLPLSEVGAADGWKACLERARAAWVAGQQGG
- a CDS encoding 4F5 domain protein, which translates into the protein MVMWQLHPCRLATAAEDQRRHLKREFRGRRLGGPLRRKNFRCPTPCISNSIFESLLDPPRYTTLKGGIYIPNESPAGHLSYQTLSKMARGNQRDQARLKRQKEDQKKKTKTEVGKGGILAKKENDADKMRAKQALADQRKQAEALAGAKKK